GCAATTCGTGCAAGGATTGTGTGTTCATCTTGCTTGCCTTTAACCTGATTTGTTCTTTTTGGACCATCCACTCTGCTTCCCTGTTTTTAATTTCCTAATGGCTGTTTGAACTTTGCCTATTGGTGTGTGTCTCTTCCATTACTTTTTCCCATCTGTTCTTGGGTTTCTTCAACCCTGTTAAGAAATCCTTTGCGTTGCTCTTTATTGCCAGCTTAGTCACAGTTCCACAATCAGTGGTTTGGCCACACTTTGCTGGATCAATCAACCCTTGCTACTACTTAGTTTTATGCAGGATTCCTCACAGATCAGGGGTCTCTCTTGCTAACAGATGGAGAGGTTTTGCCAAGGTGATCTCTTCCAGTTTGGTTTTTCCCTTCCATCTTGGGTGGCGGCAGCAGAAACTATTGTGTGTTCCCAATAACTCTCAGTTTGACCACGGTGTGGGAAGAGGGAGAAAGGGCTGTCATCCTCACTCTTCTGACGTTGCATACTCTGTCTCCTGGCTAGATTTGGAATGACTTCATGAACCGGTCTGGTGAGGAACAGGAGCGAGTCCTCTTCTATTTGGAGGAAGAAGCTGCAAAGAAGCGGAAAAACAAGTTGCCTGACAAAGAGGAGATCAAGTGGAAAGGTACAGAGGTTAAGAGCAGCTGAGCTGGCCTGATGTGGCCAGAAAGCTGGTATCTTCCTTTTGTCATCAAAGCACAGAGAGTGATGATGGCTGTAGGTTTCAAGGGCTTAGAAGGTAAATGCTAGGGAACAGTGGCCATGTTATTAGCCATGACAACGAAGAATGGAACCTCTGTATATGGAGGTAGTCTATTTCTGGATGCCAGGGGTTGGGAACAAACATGAAAGAGAGGGCAGTAATCTCCATGTGCTGCTTGAAGGCTTCCTGAAGGTGTCTGACTGTCcagtgttggaaacaggatgctggatccACCCTGTTATGATCCAGTAGCATTCTTCATGTGCTCTTAAAGTAATTTTGCTACAGATGAACTTTTAAACTTGCATGAAGCTGCTGAAATAGAATTCTTTCTTACAAAGTAATGTGGTGGAGCTAGGGCTTGATAGTGGAAATGCGGGCAAggcttcatttctaaaaagaaggGTGCTCCAACTTGGATAGAAATTCTGCCATGTTCCCTAGAAAAACGATCTACTCTTTagttgtgggagggagggaatctgtgggtgggggaggcactCTGAACATGGTCAGAAgtactttgtttttgtttattttaatgagAGGGGTATGCCCATGGATAAGTGCTGAACAGGTGTGTTTAAAGGAAGAAGGGGTGGGGCTATGAAACCTAAGAGCAAACAATAATAAACAGAATAGATGGAAGGAAATAggttttacccagtgtgtaattaatctgtggaaccccttgccacaggatgctgttatggcacctggcctggatgcctttaagacaGGATTGGAGAGATTTGTGGAGGAAAGTTTaccataggttacaagtcatgacgaCTTTATGTCATGTCTGGATTTTAGTGATAGCATCTCTCTGAATGTTGGATAtaggggagtggcaccaggatacaggtattttgttgtcttgtgtactctggtgggccattgtgagatataggaagctggactagatgggcagatgtcctgatctagcaaggctcttcttatattaaCCGCAAGAGATCTTTTGTAACTGCTAACACCACTGCAGATGCCATTTTTCCCCTCTGTGTTCTCATGATTCtttaaccccttcctcttctttttttattgGTGCTAAAAACACATAGGAGAGAAATGAATAGAGACATTTATATATTGCTTCCTGAGAGACAGATATTCAAGTGATGTAGCTTTGTGACCTTTTCTTCTCTTGTTGTGACTTCTTTTGCACCCTGCCATTGCAGAGCACCCAGCGTACTCGCCCAAAGAGTGTTTCCAGCGCATCAGCCGCCGCCTACGTTCAACTCTCAAACGGAGCCGGATTCCCATGGTACGTCCTGTAAGGGATGTTCCTCTGTTTTGCAAAAGAAGGAATTGTACTGAGTTGACTTCAGTGACCAGTTTTCACAATGAGGTGATCTCCTAACCAAGAACTAAGCCAGGTGTAAGAGCTGCCTCCACCATTTTTTTCTTGCCTGGCTCCTCTGTCTGAAAAGCAACCTCATGTGCAGAAATTAAGCGAGTGACCATTGCTCCATCACTTCCTCTTCTTGTCAGAAAAAGTGTCCTCtgctaaatttgagtgttgggggCTGCCCTCAGAGTCACATAAGCTCTTCTGGCAACTCTTTTCTTGTAAAACAGATCAGTGGCATTGCCAACTTTTCATAGTGATTGCTGCTCCTGTCTACCTCACCCAGATTATGCAGATATCTGGCAGGCAATTTGCTTTTCTCCTTCATCTTCTGATTTGAGGGTCAAGCTGACTGTTTCCTGGTCGGTTGGCAACCTGACAGCATGGCAAACTTATGTGTTAATGTGCATAAAGTGTTTTCAGTTCATGAATAGGTACCAGCTGGTACCTATACCAGAGAGGCTTTGCAGGCAGAATTCAAATTGTCTTGAGCCTTTTACACTTTCTAAAGGGAGACTGTCCTATACttcgtcacactcccagggttttgggtgctcagagttcttgattcctgaaccctagagcctcaagaacccctgttcggtagaactgccaccaccctgtatgtgccagtgcctcagtccagggacactgagaccctctaggcttaactatatcccttgtaggcactgagcactttctttacttaaagtctcagtcctcaagttactagtccacaatgaggatttttggtagcttgctgaatggctaggcaggattctgaacctttgtccccaacagacaatgaaacaatatggtaaaagtatttttactttattaagtacatagggttacaaaagttacaaaaggcagcaaatgctagaggcataaaaacttctaggaaacatatcagcataaaataacaaagctaactggctatctctattattttttaactctcacctgggtcagcttcatTTGTAGATCTTTAGCCCAGTTACCTGtggggccacatggtcctggcggggcaggatgtgcactcACCACCTTtttccaccaagagacaaagactcAAAGACCAAGAGCAAAAAAGACcaagacaacccccccccccccgggctctgttcttatacttctcatgccaacaggatgggATGATTCTGTACTtctttgaactgaccaatcagaactcttggggacagaatcttctcgaagtggggctggatgctagccctcttagttctccccctccccactagggattcatgggcgcctctcggtctgctgaggtgctacattatcacctttcattgagttgtaaattccttacagctaggatgcaagccacttctatgttactgggttactttggttcaggctttgcaatgctactaggcctgaactgcacatattcatgacagagaCACCAAAAGCGGTGATATGTTTACATTTGCTGTTCTCTTTTTGAGGCCTGTCCTCCTGGCTGGAGTTTGTCCTTCCTGTTTTTCTCAGCGCTTTGAACACCTGCGTAGCCCTCGCACATCACCACTTAAAGACGACACTTCTTATTTTTGTAGGAGACCTTGGAATGTTTGGAGGAGGAGTTATTGGCCTTTTTCTCCGTTAGTCCTCACTCTGTCTACACAGCCCTGATGGACAATAGGTAAAGGCAGGTTCCACATTGCTTTGGTGTCAACAATACCTTGAGTCAAACTGTGTACGTGCAGGGTTTCACAATGTTTTGAGACAATGATTGTACACAGTTCAGTAAACTAACATCACATTTGCATGATGTTTTTCATTCTGGAGTTTGGTCAGCAGAGAGTTTCTGCTTAATCTTAATTCAGTTACccagttttcaatctttttgcCTTTGATTCCCTGAGACTCCTGCATAATGCATGATTCTGGGGCATATAACTTAGGTTTACTTAACTCAGTGATCAGTGAGaccaagggctcaatcctaacccacttttctgcactggcatagttgtgccaatgggatgtgtgcttcatcctccagttgggtggcattcatgaagccctcctcaaagtaagggaatgtttgttcccttccctcggagctgctttgcccttatgtcggtgctggaaagtgggttaggattgcgcccctagtaacttgcctgtttaaaaaaatggcaaGGGTGCCAGATTAGGgacccagactggcaagggaacCAATTACACTAGGGAGCcagtgtatagggttgcagccctataCACTTTCCAGGgcatgagccccactgaacacaatggaactttcaTCTGAgtagcatacataggattgcatcagAGAGGTCCTTTTTGGTCTTTGCCAACTTGGGTTCACCTCTCTGGAAAAGGACGTGTGTGCTATCTGAAGCTGCTTCCATTTCAGCAGCACCTCCTATGTGACCCTTTTACAAAAAGCtaataaaatgcattttgtttttcttccttgcaGCTTTGAGCGCCTGCTACTTCACGCCCTCTGCCAGTACATGGATCTTGCTTCAGCCAGTAAGAATGCATTTATTTTTCGATgtgttttttgttcttgttttaattTTGCTGGAAACTAACCCTATCTCTTCCTTCCAGCGAGGGTGATacctttgcagggagcctcccagtTTACAATCTGGGTTTGCAGGCTAACTGTAATCTAACTTCTTGCAAGTATCCATTTAAGTTAACTGAGCAGTGTGGATGGGGATCAAGCTTTCTTGAATTTGTACTTAAAACTTAATTAATAGTGGCGGCAGGCCTAGCTAAGTCCCCAAACCTTACTCCAGTACCAGCATTTTCATCCTTACATTATTTGATATAAAAATCAATAGGGTGCCTTTTAGTTTCTGCTCCACCAAGGAAGCATAGCTAGACTCTACACCAGTGGGGGTGCGGGGGAGGGATACCAGCAGGCAGAGCTTTCATATTAGAAGGAGGGAGGTAATTTCAAGAACGGGTTGCCTCTTGCATGGATGGTAGACATTGACTTAGGTGAGGCATGCTCTTGTCTCTCTTGTATAgggaggaatgcctcttccaaggtTTCGATTTCTTTAGATTatttgcacacatgcacacagagtccTTCAGTTCTAGAACACAACAGTCAGTTCACAAAACGTTACAAAAAGCAAGCAACAAGATGAGGCATTCCCTCACAGGGGAAGAGGTGCTTCTTTTAAGATGAAGTGTTCCTACTCCTCTCTTACAGAAGGGGGTGCCTCTTCTCTTACACATAGGGAGAGTACCTCTTCTAAGGTGGAGTTTCTTGGTGGTacccaataataaaaaaataaacaatcagAAGCCTTTACATTTTTAAAGAAGACATTACTTAGGATTGCAGGTATTTTTGAATGTGAATAAGTgactcctgggaggcaggatgaTACACCTTTGGGCATGTAATTAGAAATCTAGATTGGCAGTTCCTGTGCCCAGATCTGCCTCCAAAATCAAAAGGCCAGCAAAGTTGTTAATAGCCATTCATGTCAGGAAAGAAGGGGGCAACACCACTATTGAAAAGTTTTTCAAGGTGGAGGGGTGGTTTACTGGAAATTAGCAAACCAATGTCTTCAAAAGGGTGTTCCCTTTTGGGTATTGATTTTCAAGTCACTTGTATTCCCCTTGATAAGACGCTGTGAGCTGGAAACATGTCTGGGAACTGATTTCTATAAACTACTGCTGCACCTTGAGAGTCTTTTGTTCTTCATAGCTGGTTTCATGCCGTTTTTTTTTCTGTGGATAAAAGTATAGAAGGAGAAATGGTGAGATGTTTAGCTCCTTGGATTAGGAGTGAGgaccctgggttcaaatcctcacatGATGCTCACGGGTGATTTTGGGCTAGACACAGTTTCAGCCTACCCAACCTCACAGAGTTCATGTGAGAATAAAATAGGTGGTGGGGGAACCATATATGAAGGGTATATCATATATACCCTTTGAAGGGTAGGATAAGAAATAATAGTAGCTATAGGTGTGAATGGCCATTCTAATTGAAATTCTTAAATCTTTCTCTCCAGGTTCCAATTATGAAGGAAAATGCCAAATGAAGGTCAGCAACAAACACACGGTCTTTTTGCCCCCAGAGCTTCTACTTTCCACATACCTGGAGCAGATGAGCTGATACCCGTTAGAAGAAGATGAAATCCCCTTCCACTAACGCCACCCTACTCCACTTGCCTTCTGTTGGCtttttaagattttaaaaatgaataaatggtaTTTGTGCATGGGAGGGGTGGTATCAAATAGTGAGGAATCCTCCTTTTCTTTTACCCCTACCTCCAGATAAGATGGTGTTACAGTTGAATAGGTTGTGGGCAGGCCCAGTGCTGGTAGACAGTGACACAATTTGTCATTTGGGCCTCCTTGGCTGACCCCACAACTCCCCCGCTCCAATTTATAACCCACTACTTTCCAACTAGCTGGAGGCAAAAGATATTTAATGGGAAATGGGGAGCAGCTCAAGGGTGAGGGAGAGCCATAAAAATGTTAGGCATAATTGCTTAGCAACCAGCTACAAGCAGCTTCATTTTCATAAAGGGTCAGAAGAGGCTGCCTAGAGATGGTTGTTAAGcagctgcctgcttcttttgGTCCTCTGTCCTTTGGAGCAGACCTCGGGCCTGTTTTGAAGCCTTTTGCCATGAGGCTGCCTTGATGACAGGAAAAGACAGATGTAGATGTAGATGAAAAGACAGGAAAACTACCAGTTGGATGTAGTTGGTAGCTGTTGTGTCGTCCCACCTCAACCCATTCAGCAAGCAGTCTTAAAACAAGGGCTTTAAAAAACTGATATTAATATTGCTCTTTCCTTTTGCAAGCACATATAGAAAGAAAGCACACAAATACACCACCAGCTCTGTGCTCTCTCTCtgttgcagcagcaacagcagctggaCCTCTTGATTTTCAGCACATCTATTTATGACTTGGCTGTTTTAAAAATAAGTGTGATAGTTTTAAACAAGACGGGTGAAAGAAGTTTAATAGCCGGATTTTagctttatattttattttgcatttcaaTGCTCAAATTACAGGGAAGCCAGATGGACCTGGTCCCTTTGCCAGTCAGGATTGTCTCTTTCAGCTACTGCTTTCAGAGGGTTTCATACGGCTAAAAGTAAAGGGATTCAAAGTAGATACCATTACAGACCCCTGATCTTTCCTGCAAAAGTTGAGCACTGTCAGAACTTTGTCCAGCTAGGCTGCCTCTAAACATGGAGgctcagtgtttttgtttttaaaagccgTCATGGCCAACAACATCATATCATGTTTGTTTAGCTACTCATCTTGGTGGTGATTTCAGCATTGTTGTTGTTATGTCAACCCCCTCTGCTTACACACAAACCAGGAATTCCTGGTATTGTCCCCCTTTGGTGGttctgtggaggaaaagcttcccaaattggccttttgcACTTTAATCAGAATTAAAGTGTAAGCACTAGTTGTTGGAATCATGTCTGATCCGGCCATGAATTCATGAATTCATGAAGTCATGAATTCAGCAGAGAGATTTAAGGCCCGATCCAGTACTGATTCACACTTGGCCAGCCTGCCTCATTTTCTAAAAGTACGAACAAACTGTTTCAGATGTTTTCTACCCCTTGGTAGAAGCTCACCCTATTTTATAAAATGTAATATAGGGTATCtttttatatatacacatatatctGTAGGCTTTGAAGAGAATGGATTTCTTTCCCATTCTCAAATCACTGTGTACAgccatatttttttctgcaagaTGGGATATTGCTTACAgtagtttttttcttcttcttagaaTCAGTTCTGTAGTGCTATAAACTTACATCCTAAGTGACTTTCTAAAAGAAGTGATCTGTCTGTTGGTCTGTTAGTACAGTcttgcaaaaaaacacaaaatgcccACACAAGCGACTAAATTACAGTAGAAAACAAAGTAATAGCATTTTGAAGATTACATTTGAAGGCTGAGTTTTCAGTAGCTGCTGTGAAACTTAACACAAATGCAAAATTTCATCCTTTTGTGCTCTGGAGATCAGACTTTGAGGAATGCTTTTGTAAATAACTGACTCTCTAAATTGGCTTAAATCATCTCAATTAAAATATCCACTTTCATTGTGTTTTTGTCCCTCTCACTCCACCCCACCACCATTTGACATCATTCACACTTGagaatgtaatgaaaaataagCCAAATTAAAACAGACAGTTCTGCGAGTAAATTTGAACTCGTTTCCATGGAGGGTGAATTGGGCATGGAGTTTTTGCTAAATGGATTTGAACTTTAGGTACAGAGTAGGTAAAATGTATATCTTGTATAGTTTGACAGTATAGTGTGTGTCAGCTTTCAGGTTACACAGAATGCTTCATCATGCATCATGTGCGGAATGTATTCTAGGTGGGGGAAGACTGGCTTACTGATTCATAAGAGTCTTTCTCCAAACTTTCTGCTAATGACTGGATTTTCTTGCATGTTCAAAAGTGTGGCAAgccaaagttttatttttaattcaagcTGCCAAAGGTGCAGTGCTCATTTTGAAAATATTCTGCTTATTGCAAATTGTGTATGTAGTGATGTTGTATTGTGATCTGGAGTCTGTTTTGAGAAGTTGTTTCCTTTTTTTGAGAAAGTGAAACTTTTATCTTTCACCTCCCCTAGTGGAAATTCTGTGATGACGTTCGTATTTTGGAAGAGGGTGAGAGATGGGAGTGGTGGGCTTTTACTGGGCAGCCAATATCTTTGCGTGAACTGGCCCTAAGCAGTGAAACTTTTCCTGGACAATACTGCTTTAAGTTGCAGGTGATTACATGTTGGAATAGTTCCTcgttgggggggggaaataaattgctggcattcgggggggggggggatgggggacaCTAAGTTTCTACAGGTGCTTCAAAAGCTTTTGTTATGGCTCTGAAGCTGGGGGGCGTTGCTTTACTCCAGCAACCAGGTGCCTGAAGAAGCTTAGCATTTTGCCACCCCGCTCCAGAAACACCAGTGAAAAAATTCCTGCATAAAGAAAACCAATGCATCAGGGAGAAAATTTTCACTCATGTGCTGGTTTTCTATATGCAGGGAAAGCATAGGGTGGGTGAGCATTCATAGTTTTCACATATACACACC
The DNA window shown above is from Tiliqua scincoides isolate rTilSci1 chromosome 8, rTilSci1.hap2, whole genome shotgun sequence and carries:
- the R3HDM4 gene encoding R3H domain-containing protein 4, whose product is MVVLKGRETGCPRGAQEEGEGAPLEQSYGRIEDCLPPLANASTKRFSPAKRKQYYINQAIRNSDLIPKAKGRKSLQRLENTRYLMTLLERDECATEEGELAHPAAPSIFTEACNNETYMEIWNDFMNRSGEEQERVLFYLEEEAAKKRKNKLPDKEEIKWKEHPAYSPKECFQRISRRLRSTLKRSRIPMETLECLEEELLAFFSVSPHSVYTALMDNSFERLLLHALCQYMDLASASSNYEGKCQMKVSNKHTVFLPPELLLSTYLEQMS